Proteins encoded together in one Benincasa hispida cultivar B227 chromosome 1, ASM972705v1, whole genome shotgun sequence window:
- the LOC120077167 gene encoding MLP-like protein 31, translating into MAQIFNISEQVKLNCCGEKFYDFFVNKMDYYVHMFPQRLKSYKFVEGNGFTHGSVTHWKYDFGIPAEVKTRLLVDEPNKAVIFECLEGDLLKDFEMFQVKVQVTDGGKNAVSSVKWSVEFMKANEDVAPPHNYLQFGVDVCKGLDAYLSKKLMN; encoded by the exons ATGGCTCAAATTTTTAACATCTCAGAGCAGGTGAAGCTGAATTGTTGTGGTGAAAAGTTCTATGACTTTTTTGTAAACAAAATGGATTATTATGTTCACATGTTCCCTCAAAGGCTTAAGAGCTATAAGTTTGTGGAGGGAAATGGCTTTACTCATGGCAGTGTCACCCATTGGAAATATGACTTTG GTATCCCAGCAGAAGTAAAGACAAGGCTACTTGTGGATGAACCTAACAAAGCAGTAATTTTTGAATGCCTTGAAGGAGATCTGTTAAAAGACTTTGAAATGTTCCAGGTGAAAGTTCAAGTTACAGATGGTGGTAAAAATGCTGTTAGTTCAGTTAAATGGTCAGTGGAATTTATGAAGGCAAATGAAGATGTGGCTCCACCACATAACTATCTCCAATTTGGAGTTGATGTTTGCAAAGGCCTTGATGCTTACCTTTCcaaaaaattaatgaactaa